The Streptomyces phaeolivaceus genome has a window encoding:
- the mscL gene encoding large conductance mechanosensitive channel protein MscL produces the protein MSEKKEPSVWEGFKAFLMRGNVVDLAVAVVIGAAFTNIVNSVVKGVINPLVGAFGTKDLDKYSSCLQDPCETAADGTVTSGIPIMWGTVLSATLSFVITAAVVYFLMVLPMAKYLARQEARRKAKEGTQEVIEVSELEVLKEIRDALVAQRGSGHDRE, from the coding sequence GTGAGCGAGAAGAAGGAGCCGAGCGTCTGGGAGGGCTTCAAGGCCTTCCTGATGCGGGGGAACGTCGTCGACCTGGCCGTCGCCGTGGTCATCGGCGCGGCCTTCACCAACATCGTCAACTCGGTGGTGAAGGGGGTCATCAACCCACTGGTGGGGGCCTTCGGCACCAAGGATCTCGACAAGTACAGCTCGTGTCTGCAGGATCCCTGCGAGACGGCCGCGGACGGCACGGTCACGAGCGGCATCCCGATCATGTGGGGCACGGTCCTGAGCGCCACGCTCAGCTTCGTGATCACCGCGGCCGTCGTCTACTTCCTGATGGTGCTCCCGATGGCCAAGTACCTGGCCCGGCAGGAGGCCCGCCGCAAGGCGAAGGAGGGCACCCAGGAGGTCATCGAGGTGAGCGAGCTGGAGGTCCTGAAGGAGATCCGCGACGCCCTGGTGGCGCAGCGCGGCTCGGGTCACGACCGCGAGTAG
- a CDS encoding potassium/proton antiporter has product MCPASSARHPTLEEPRAVRQERYGPLTVHDLNQLLLVCSLVLLVAVAAVRISSRSGLPSLLVYLGIGIAMGQDGIGDIHFNNAELTQVIGYAALVVILAEGGLGTKWKEIGPALPAASSLALVGVAVSVGVTAAGAHYLIGLEWRQSLIIGAVVSSTDAAAVFSVLRRIPLPARVTGTLEAESGFNDAPVVILVASLSVAGPVEHWYVLIGEIALELAIGAAIGLAVGWLGSWGLRHIALPASGLYPIAVMAIAVTAYAAGALAHGSGFLAVYLASMVLGNAKLPHWPATRGFAEGVGWIAQIGMFVLLGLLVTPHEMGDDIWPALVIGLVLTMVARPLSVVVALVPFRVPWREQALLSWAGLRGAVPIILATIPMVSGVEASRKIFNIVFVLVVVYTLVQGPTLPWLARKLRLGGSGDEAADLGIESAPLERLRGHLLSVAIPEKSRMHGVEVNELRLPAGAAVTLVVRDGKSFVPLPTTVLRRGDELLVVATDPVRDQAERRLRAVGQGGKLADWLGTGEGNGHGNGGSRR; this is encoded by the coding sequence GTGTGCCCCGCATCCAGTGCTCGGCATCCCACACTCGAAGAACCACGTGCGGTTCGGCAAGAAAGGTACGGCCCGCTGACTGTCCACGACCTCAACCAACTCCTGCTCGTCTGCTCGCTCGTCCTTCTCGTCGCGGTCGCCGCGGTCCGGATCTCGTCGCGCAGCGGGCTCCCCAGCCTGCTCGTGTACCTGGGCATAGGCATCGCCATGGGCCAGGACGGCATCGGCGACATCCACTTCAACAACGCCGAACTGACCCAGGTCATCGGCTACGCGGCCCTCGTCGTGATCCTGGCCGAGGGCGGCCTCGGCACGAAGTGGAAGGAGATCGGACCGGCCCTGCCGGCGGCCAGCTCACTGGCGCTGGTCGGGGTCGCGGTGAGCGTCGGCGTCACCGCCGCGGGCGCGCACTATCTGATCGGACTGGAGTGGCGACAGTCACTCATCATCGGCGCGGTCGTGTCCTCCACGGACGCGGCGGCCGTCTTCTCCGTGCTGCGCAGAATCCCCCTCCCCGCGCGCGTGACGGGCACCCTGGAGGCCGAGTCCGGCTTCAACGACGCCCCGGTGGTCATCCTCGTCGCCTCGCTCTCCGTGGCCGGACCGGTCGAGCACTGGTACGTCCTGATCGGCGAGATAGCGCTGGAACTGGCGATCGGCGCCGCCATCGGCCTCGCGGTCGGCTGGCTCGGCTCCTGGGGCCTCAGGCACATCGCCCTGCCCGCCTCCGGCCTCTACCCGATCGCCGTCATGGCCATCGCCGTCACCGCCTACGCGGCCGGCGCCCTGGCCCACGGCAGCGGCTTCCTCGCCGTCTACCTGGCCTCCATGGTCCTCGGCAACGCCAAACTGCCGCACTGGCCGGCCACCCGCGGCTTCGCCGAGGGAGTCGGCTGGATCGCCCAGATCGGCATGTTCGTCCTGCTCGGGCTGCTGGTCACCCCGCACGAGATGGGCGACGACATCTGGCCCGCGCTCGTCATCGGCCTGGTGCTGACCATGGTGGCGCGACCGCTGAGCGTCGTCGTCGCACTGGTGCCGTTCCGGGTGCCCTGGCGCGAGCAGGCCCTGCTGTCCTGGGCCGGGCTGCGCGGCGCGGTGCCCATCATCCTGGCGACGATCCCGATGGTCAGCGGCGTCGAGGCCAGCCGCAAGATCTTCAACATCGTCTTCGTGCTGGTCGTGGTCTACACCCTCGTCCAGGGGCCGACGCTGCCCTGGCTGGCCCGCAAACTGCGCCTCGGCGGCTCCGGCGACGAGGCCGCCGACCTCGGCATCGAGTCGGCGCCCCTGGAGCGGCTGCGCGGCCATCTGCTGTCCGTCGCCATCCCCGAGAAGTCCCGGATGCACGGCGTCGAGGTCAACGAACTGCGGCTCCCCGCGGGCGCCGCCGTCACCCTCGTCGTCCGCGACGGCAAGTCCTTCGTACCGCTGCCGACCACCGTGCTGCGGCGCGGCGACGAGCTGCTGGTCGTCGCCACGGATCCCGTGCGGGACCAGGCCGAACGCCGCCTCAGGGCCGTCGGCCAGGGCGGCAAGCTGGCCGACTGGCTGGGGACGGGCGAGGGGAACGGACACGGGAACGGCGGATCCCGTCGTTAA
- the ltrA gene encoding group II intron reverse transcriptase/maturase, with translation MLSKENLLAALNRVEVNRGAPGVDGMTTAELRPWIAVHWPGVRAELDAGIYRPAPVRQVIIPKPGGGERMLGVPRVLDRLIQQAVAQVLVPIFDPGFSGSSFGFRPGRSAHQAVRVARRAIEDGNRWVVDLDLDRFFDRVQHDVLMARVARKVTDRRVLKLVRRYLEAGVMVDGVKTPGREGTPQGSPLSPVLSNIMLDDLDRELFRRGHRFARYADDLRIFVRSRRAAQRVLDSVTAVVEQRLKLKVNRVKSKVVPASVMTMLGFGFYFVRGGKVRVRVDPKAVERLKVRLKELTSRRWSVAMADRIAQINRFTTGWMGYFQLADTPKVFQELDKWFRRRMRQIRWKEWKRYATRRRNLRALGIGERDAREWAASSKGYWRVAKSPVLDRALPISYWDDLGLKMLKPTWQRLRPAW, from the coding sequence ATGCTCTCGAAGGAGAACCTGCTCGCGGCGCTCAACCGTGTCGAGGTGAACCGGGGTGCTCCCGGGGTGGACGGTATGACCACGGCCGAACTCAGGCCGTGGATCGCGGTGCACTGGCCCGGGGTCCGGGCCGAACTCGATGCGGGCATCTACCGGCCGGCGCCGGTCCGTCAGGTGATCATCCCGAAGCCTGGCGGCGGTGAGCGGATGCTGGGGGTGCCGCGGGTGCTGGACCGCTTGATCCAGCAGGCCGTCGCGCAGGTGCTCGTGCCCATTTTCGACCCTGGTTTTTCGGGGTCGTCCTTCGGGTTCCGTCCCGGCCGGTCCGCCCATCAGGCGGTCAGGGTCGCGCGGCGTGCCATCGAGGACGGCAACCGGTGGGTCGTGGACCTTGATCTGGACCGGTTCTTCGACCGGGTCCAGCACGATGTCCTGATGGCACGGGTCGCGCGCAAGGTCACTGACCGCAGGGTCCTGAAGCTGGTTCGCAGGTATCTGGAAGCCGGGGTCATGGTGGACGGCGTGAAGACGCCGGGCAGGGAGGGGACCCCGCAGGGCTCCCCGCTCTCGCCCGTCCTGTCGAACATCATGCTCGACGACCTGGACCGGGAACTGTTCAGGCGCGGTCACCGGTTCGCACGTTACGCCGACGATCTGCGGATCTTCGTGCGGAGCAGGCGGGCTGCTCAGAGGGTGCTCGACTCGGTCACGGCCGTGGTCGAGCAGCGGCTGAAACTGAAGGTCAACCGGGTGAAGTCGAAGGTGGTCCCAGCTTCCGTCATGACGATGCTGGGGTTCGGCTTCTACTTTGTCCGGGGTGGGAAGGTCAGGGTCCGGGTCGACCCGAAGGCGGTCGAACGCCTGAAGGTTCGGCTCAAGGAGCTGACCTCGCGCCGGTGGAGCGTTGCGATGGCTGACCGCATCGCGCAGATCAACCGCTTCACCACAGGCTGGATGGGCTACTTCCAGCTCGCGGACACTCCCAAGGTGTTCCAGGAGCTGGACAAGTGGTTCCGTCGCAGGATGCGGCAGATCCGCTGGAAGGAATGGAAACGGTACGCGACCAGACGTCGTAACCTGCGGGCGCTCGGGATCGGTGAGCGTGATGCTCGGGAATGGGCGGCCAGCAGCAAAGGCTACTGGCGGGTCGCGAAGTCACCTGTTCTGGACAGGGCACTGCCCATCTCCTACTGGGACGACCTGGGCCTGAAGATGCTCAAGCCGACCTGGCAACGGTTGAGACCAGCTTGGTGA
- a CDS encoding FmdB family zinc ribbon protein translates to MPTYQYQCTECGEGLEAVQKFTDDALTECPSCNGRLKKVFSAVGIVFKGSGFYRNDSRGSSSSSSPATSKSSSSDAKSSSTSSDTKSSSSSSSESKSSSSGSSSASSTSAA, encoded by the coding sequence GTGCCGACGTACCAGTACCAGTGCACCGAATGCGGTGAGGGCCTCGAAGCGGTGCAGAAGTTCACCGACGACGCCCTGACCGAGTGCCCCAGCTGCAACGGCCGCCTCAAGAAGGTGTTCTCGGCGGTCGGCATCGTCTTCAAGGGCTCCGGTTTCTACCGGAACGACAGCCGCGGCTCGTCGTCGAGCAGCAGCCCGGCGACGTCGAAGTCCTCCTCGTCGGACGCGAAGTCCTCGTCGACGTCGTCGGACACGAAGTCGTCGTCCTCGTCGTCCTCCGAGTCGAAGTCGTCGTCCTCGGGCTCCTCCTCCGCCAGCAGCACGTCGGCCGCGTAG
- a CDS encoding S-methyl-5'-thioadenosine phosphorylase, whose protein sequence is MANTEHVEIGVIGGSGFYSFLDDVTEIQVDTPYGPPSDSLFLGEIAGRRVAFLPRHGRGHHLPPHRINYRANLWALRSVGARQVLGPCAVGGLRPEYGPGTLLVPDQLVDRTKSRVQTYFDGLPLPGGAVPHVVHVSLADPYCPVGREAALGAARRRDWEPVDGGTLVVVEGPRFSTRAESLWHQAQGWSVVGMTGHPEAILARELELCYTSLTLVTDLDAGAETGEGVSHEEVFQVFAANIDRLRGVLFEAVAALPSNDSRDCLCAKALGGMDPGFALP, encoded by the coding sequence ATGGCGAACACGGAGCACGTGGAGATCGGCGTCATCGGAGGCTCGGGGTTCTACTCCTTCCTCGACGATGTGACCGAGATACAGGTCGACACCCCCTACGGGCCGCCCAGCGACTCCCTCTTCCTGGGTGAGATCGCGGGCCGCCGGGTCGCCTTCCTGCCCCGCCACGGCCGTGGCCACCATCTGCCGCCGCACCGCATCAACTACCGCGCCAACCTGTGGGCCCTGCGCTCCGTCGGGGCGCGCCAGGTGCTCGGCCCGTGCGCGGTGGGCGGTCTGCGGCCGGAGTACGGTCCGGGCACGCTGCTCGTCCCGGACCAGCTGGTGGACCGTACGAAGTCCCGCGTCCAGACCTACTTCGACGGCCTTCCGCTGCCCGGCGGGGCCGTCCCCCACGTCGTCCATGTCTCGCTCGCCGACCCGTACTGCCCCGTCGGCCGCGAGGCCGCCCTAGGAGCGGCGCGCCGACGCGACTGGGAGCCGGTGGACGGCGGCACCCTCGTCGTGGTCGAGGGCCCCCGGTTCTCCACCCGCGCGGAGTCCCTGTGGCACCAGGCCCAGGGCTGGTCCGTGGTCGGCATGACCGGCCACCCCGAGGCGATCCTCGCCCGCGAACTGGAGCTCTGCTACACCTCCCTGACCCTCGTCACCGACCTCGACGCGGGCGCCGAGACCGGCGAGGGCGTCTCCCACGAGGAGGTGTTCCAGGTCTTCGCCGCCAACATCGACCGCCTCCGGGGCGTCCTCTTCGAGGCGGTCGCCGCACTGCCGTCGAACGACAGCCGCGACTGCCTGTGCGCGAAGGCACTGGGCGGGATGGACCCGGGGTTCGCACTGCCGTGA
- a CDS encoding MFS transporter, which translates to MASTVTSNTTKTSRPGYGQLLRTPRAWTFLLPGFAARQPFAMLTISIVLLVQHTTGSYGAAGAVAAVTGVSMALFAPWSGRLADRHGQRAVLIPGILVHGAAGLTLTALALMGAPLWALFAAAVPTGASVPQIGPMVRARWGVRLKDSPLTSTAAAFESVTDELTFVLGPLVATALCTAVHPAAGLLTEAGLTLVGGLLFAAQRGSQPKVVPVALHARGERVSALSVPGVRVLIVTFLGIGSVFGGMQVSLAAFSESIGEPGLNGVLYGVFAAGNMLSGIVCGAIAWKVSPRRRLIIGYTALALVASALWTADSVVVLAALGLLVGMCIAPALITGYTLVDSLVPSGARTEAFTWLTGAVALGQAAAVTTAGQLEDRLWTGAGFLVPAAGTALALATLLALRTRLVGSPRSRTVARVVGHRVPVTVD; encoded by the coding sequence GTGGCGTCCACGGTCACCTCGAACACCACGAAGACATCCCGTCCGGGCTACGGGCAACTGCTGCGCACCCCGCGCGCGTGGACGTTCCTCCTCCCCGGCTTCGCGGCACGCCAGCCGTTCGCGATGCTGACCATCTCCATCGTGCTGCTGGTCCAGCACACCACCGGCTCGTACGGGGCGGCCGGCGCCGTGGCCGCCGTCACGGGTGTCTCCATGGCGCTGTTCGCCCCCTGGAGCGGCCGTCTCGCCGACCGGCACGGCCAGCGGGCCGTCCTGATCCCCGGCATCCTCGTCCACGGCGCGGCAGGCCTGACCCTGACAGCGCTGGCCCTCATGGGCGCCCCCTTGTGGGCGCTCTTCGCCGCCGCCGTGCCGACGGGCGCCTCGGTGCCGCAGATCGGCCCCATGGTGCGGGCCCGCTGGGGCGTCAGGCTCAAGGACTCGCCCCTGACGAGCACCGCCGCCGCCTTCGAGTCCGTCACCGACGAGCTGACCTTCGTCCTCGGCCCGCTGGTCGCGACCGCGCTCTGCACCGCCGTGCACCCGGCCGCCGGCCTGCTCACCGAGGCCGGGCTCACCCTCGTCGGCGGTCTGCTGTTCGCCGCACAGCGCGGCAGCCAGCCGAAGGTCGTTCCCGTCGCGCTCCACGCGCGCGGGGAGCGCGTTTCCGCGCTGTCCGTCCCCGGGGTGCGCGTCCTGATCGTCACCTTCCTGGGCATCGGCTCCGTCTTCGGCGGTATGCAGGTCTCGCTCGCCGCCTTCTCCGAGTCGATCGGCGAGCCCGGCCTGAACGGCGTCCTGTACGGCGTCTTCGCCGCCGGCAACATGCTCTCCGGCATCGTCTGCGGCGCGATCGCCTGGAAGGTGTCCCCGCGACGGCGCCTGATCATCGGCTACACGGCCCTCGCGCTGGTGGCCTCCGCGCTGTGGACCGCCGACTCGGTCGTGGTCCTCGCCGCGCTCGGCCTGCTGGTCGGCATGTGCATCGCGCCCGCCCTGATCACCGGCTACACCCTGGTCGACTCCCTGGTCCCGTCCGGCGCCCGCACGGAGGCCTTCACCTGGCTGACCGGCGCGGTCGCGCTCGGCCAGGCGGCGGCCGTCACGACCGCCGGACAGCTGGAGGACAGGCTGTGGACCGGCGCCGGTTTCCTGGTGCCGGCGGCCGGTACGGCACTGGCCCTGGCGACCCTGTTGGCCCTGCGTACGCGCCTGGTGGGCAGCCCCCGGAGCCGTACCGTCGCGCGTGTCGTCGGTCACCGAGTGCCGGTGACAGTGGACTGA
- a CDS encoding penicillin acylase family protein gives MPTDNPASSGQQSGKSGRKKRGRKVRLLLIVLVLAIIGGVGYGAFWSVSTVRASFPQTKGSITLDGLSGPVDVKRDGNGIPQIYASSDEDLFMAQGYVQAQDRFYEMDVRRHMTAGRLSEMFGEGQVDNDEFLRTLGWHRIAEEEYEKTLSAETKKYLDAYAKGVNAYLAGKDGDEISLEYAALGFVGDYKPEEWTPVDSVAWLKAMAWDLRGNMQDEIDRALMTSRLGPKQIADLYPRYPYDRNKTIVQEGQYDELTKTWSDGSGSTQGTDGSTQSADGSTQGTGGTGTGTGTAGTSTDSSALQTQLDGLYDVLEDLPEAVGVNGNGIGSNSWVVSGDHTITGKPLLANDPHLSATLPSVWYQMGLHCKSVSEKCQYDVSGYTFSGMPGVIIGHNADIAWGMTNSGVDVTDLYLEKLTGDGYQYGSKVLPFDTREETIEVAGGEAKKIVVRTTNNGPLLSDRNDELVQVGKKASVDQDAPDRGDGYGIALRWTALDPGTSMDAVFAMNKAKDWDDFREAAALFDVPSQNLTYADKEGHIGYQLPGRIPTRGKGDGSLPAPGWDAAYRWTGYIDQDELPYEYDPERGYIVTANQAVVDDDYPYTLTTDWGYGTRAQRITSLIESKIKGGGKISTDDMRQMQMDNSSEIAKLLVPLLLKIDVNDKYVRQAQKLLEGWDYTQDADSAAAAYFNSVWRNILKLAFGNKLPKELRVEGQCLSVEPVDSTGPADEDRRVRECGRRDADQAQPDGGDRWFEVVRRIIDDQDNDWWSTPKTRTQPAVDTRDELFKRAMRDARWELTAKLGKDIDTWSWGRLHRLFLKNQTLGTEGPGFLQYMLNRGPWKLGGGEATVNATGWNAAGGYEVVWVPSMRMVVNLGDLDKSKWINLTGASGHAYNAHYTDQTDKWVKGELLTWSFTDKAVEANTSDTLLLKP, from the coding sequence ATGCCCACCGACAATCCCGCCTCCTCCGGCCAGCAGTCCGGCAAGTCCGGCAGGAAGAAGAGGGGACGCAAAGTCCGCCTTCTCCTGATCGTCCTGGTCCTGGCCATCATCGGTGGCGTCGGCTACGGGGCGTTCTGGTCCGTCTCCACCGTGCGCGCCTCCTTCCCGCAGACCAAGGGTTCGATAACCCTGGACGGCCTGTCGGGACCGGTCGACGTCAAGCGCGACGGCAACGGGATCCCGCAGATCTACGCCTCCTCCGACGAGGACCTGTTCATGGCCCAGGGCTATGTCCAGGCGCAGGACCGGTTCTACGAGATGGATGTGCGCCGCCACATGACGGCCGGCCGCCTCTCGGAGATGTTCGGCGAGGGCCAGGTCGACAACGACGAGTTCCTGCGCACCCTCGGCTGGCACCGGATCGCCGAGGAGGAGTACGAGAAGACGCTCTCCGCCGAGACGAAGAAGTACCTCGACGCGTACGCCAAGGGGGTCAACGCCTACCTGGCCGGCAAGGACGGCGACGAGATCTCCCTGGAGTACGCGGCCCTCGGTTTCGTAGGCGACTACAAGCCCGAGGAGTGGACCCCGGTCGACTCGGTGGCCTGGCTGAAGGCGATGGCCTGGGACCTGCGCGGCAACATGCAGGACGAGATCGACCGCGCCCTGATGACCAGCCGCCTCGGCCCCAAGCAGATCGCCGACCTGTACCCGCGGTACCCGTACGACCGCAACAAGACGATCGTGCAGGAGGGCCAGTACGACGAGCTGACGAAGACCTGGTCGGACGGGTCCGGGTCGACGCAGGGCACCGACGGCTCCACCCAGAGCGCCGACGGCTCCACGCAGGGCACCGGCGGCACGGGGACGGGCACGGGAACCGCCGGGACCTCCACGGACTCCTCGGCCCTCCAGACCCAGCTGGACGGTCTCTACGACGTCCTGGAGGACCTGCCCGAGGCCGTCGGAGTGAACGGCAACGGCATCGGCTCCAACTCCTGGGTCGTCTCCGGCGACCACACCATCACCGGCAAGCCGCTCCTCGCCAACGACCCGCACCTGTCGGCCACGCTGCCGTCGGTCTGGTACCAGATGGGCCTGCACTGCAAGTCCGTCTCCGAGAAGTGCCAGTACGACGTCTCCGGCTACACCTTCTCCGGCATGCCCGGCGTGATAATCGGACACAACGCCGACATCGCCTGGGGCATGACCAACTCCGGCGTCGACGTCACCGACCTCTACCTGGAGAAGCTCACCGGCGACGGCTACCAGTACGGCTCCAAGGTCCTGCCGTTCGACACCCGCGAGGAGACCATCGAGGTCGCCGGCGGGGAGGCCAAGAAGATCGTCGTCCGCACCACCAACAACGGCCCGCTGCTGTCCGACCGCAACGACGAACTCGTCCAGGTCGGCAAGAAGGCCTCCGTCGACCAGGACGCCCCCGACCGCGGCGACGGCTACGGCATCGCCCTGCGCTGGACCGCGCTCGACCCCGGCACCTCCATGGACGCCGTGTTCGCCATGAACAAGGCCAAGGACTGGGACGACTTCCGCGAGGCCGCCGCTCTGTTCGACGTCCCCTCGCAGAACCTGACCTACGCCGACAAGGAGGGGCACATCGGCTACCAGCTGCCCGGCAGGATCCCCACCCGAGGCAAGGGCGACGGCTCGCTGCCCGCGCCGGGCTGGGACGCCGCGTACCGCTGGACCGGCTACATCGACCAGGACGAACTGCCCTACGAGTACGACCCGGAGCGCGGCTACATCGTCACCGCCAACCAGGCCGTCGTCGACGACGACTACCCGTACACGCTCACCACGGACTGGGGCTACGGCACGCGCGCGCAGCGGATCACCAGCCTCATCGAGTCGAAGATCAAGGGTGGCGGCAAGATCTCCACCGACGACATGCGGCAGATGCAGATGGACAACAGCAGCGAGATCGCCAAGCTGCTGGTGCCGCTGCTGCTCAAGATCGACGTGAACGACAAGTACGTCCGCCAGGCGCAGAAGCTCCTGGAGGGCTGGGACTACACCCAGGACGCCGACTCGGCCGCCGCCGCGTACTTCAACTCGGTCTGGCGCAACATCCTCAAGCTCGCCTTCGGCAACAAGCTGCCCAAGGAACTGCGGGTCGAGGGCCAGTGCCTGTCGGTCGAGCCGGTCGACTCCACCGGGCCCGCCGACGAGGACCGCCGGGTGCGCGAGTGCGGCAGGCGCGACGCGGACCAGGCGCAGCCGGACGGCGGCGACCGCTGGTTCGAGGTGGTCCGCCGGATCATCGACGACCAGGACAACGACTGGTGGTCCACGCCGAAGACGCGCACCCAGCCCGCCGTCGACACCCGTGACGAACTGTTCAAGCGGGCCATGCGGGACGCCCGTTGGGAGCTGACCGCCAAGCTCGGCAAGGACATCGACACCTGGAGCTGGGGCCGGCTGCACCGCCTGTTCCTGAAGAACCAGACCCTCGGCACCGAGGGCCCCGGTTTCCTCCAGTACATGCTCAACCGCGGCCCCTGGAAGCTCGGCGGAGGCGAGGCCACGGTCAACGCCACCGGCTGGAACGCGGCCGGCGGCTACGAGGTGGTCTGGGTGCCCTCGATGCGCATGGTGGTGAACCTCGGGGACCTCGACAAGTCCAAGTGGATCAACCTCACCGGCGCCTCCGGGCACGCGTACAACGCGCACTACACGGATCAGACCGACAAGTGGGTCAAGGGCGAACTGCTGACGTGGTCGTTCACGGACAAGGCGGTCGAGGCGAACACGAGCGACACGCTGCTGTTGAAGCCGTAG
- a CDS encoding low temperature requirement protein A, with the protein MTSSSTPPASSSPSSSASGAGRAPVRRLVARGREEIHRVASPLELFFDLCFVVAVAQAGVQLVHSVAEAHAAEGIVNYAMVFFAIWWAWMNFTWFASAYDNDDVPYRLVTLVQIAGVLVLAAGVTRAFEDHDWLLVVLGYIIMRLAMTAQWLRAARTATGAERVTALRYAGGVALCQIGWLGLLVLPELARPWLFLVMAIAELSVPVYAERGFQTSWHPHHIAERYGLFTIIVLGETILAATVAVKSAVDENDALGELLPIAVGGLLIVFSAWWVYFTVPIHGHLRSNKESFLWGYGHYLIFASAAAIGAGLEVAVEETVHKAHISTLAASAAVTLPTALYLLSVWALHARHYKVGTAQQTVLPLAALAVVMCTFLGHWAVLAAGLVTTVTVAAGVILTTRGHLTHHDHKAHATHTANDSHGSRDSHGS; encoded by the coding sequence ATGACGTCCAGTTCCACACCCCCGGCCTCGTCCTCGCCCTCCTCCTCGGCTTCCGGCGCCGGCCGGGCACCGGTACGCAGGCTGGTGGCGCGGGGACGCGAGGAGATACATCGGGTCGCCTCGCCGCTGGAGCTCTTCTTCGACCTGTGCTTCGTGGTCGCCGTCGCCCAGGCGGGCGTCCAGCTGGTGCACTCCGTCGCGGAGGCGCACGCGGCCGAGGGCATCGTGAACTACGCGATGGTCTTCTTCGCGATCTGGTGGGCCTGGATGAACTTCACCTGGTTCGCCTCGGCGTACGACAACGACGACGTGCCCTACCGGCTGGTGACCCTCGTCCAGATAGCGGGTGTGCTGGTGCTCGCCGCCGGGGTCACCCGGGCCTTCGAGGACCACGACTGGCTGCTGGTCGTGCTCGGGTACATCATCATGCGGCTGGCGATGACCGCGCAGTGGCTGCGGGCCGCGCGCACCGCGACGGGTGCCGAGCGGGTCACGGCCCTGCGGTACGCGGGCGGGGTGGCGCTCTGCCAGATCGGCTGGCTGGGGCTGCTGGTCCTGCCGGAGTTGGCCAGACCGTGGCTGTTCCTGGTGATGGCGATCGCCGAACTGTCCGTGCCGGTGTACGCGGAGAGAGGCTTCCAGACGTCCTGGCATCCGCATCACATCGCCGAGCGGTACGGCCTGTTCACCATCATCGTGCTCGGCGAGACGATCCTGGCGGCGACGGTCGCCGTGAAGTCGGCGGTGGACGAGAACGACGCGCTGGGCGAGTTGCTGCCGATCGCGGTGGGCGGGCTGCTGATCGTGTTCTCGGCGTGGTGGGTGTACTTCACCGTCCCCATCCACGGCCATCTGCGCTCCAACAAGGAGAGCTTCCTGTGGGGGTACGGCCACTACCTGATCTTCGCCTCGGCGGCGGCGATCGGCGCCGGGCTGGAGGTCGCGGTGGAGGAGACGGTGCACAAGGCGCACATCTCCACACTGGCCGCGTCCGCCGCGGTGACCCTGCCGACGGCGCTGTATCTCCTCTCCGTGTGGGCGCTGCACGCCCGCCACTACAAGGTGGGCACGGCCCAGCAGACGGTCCTGCCGCTCGCCGCGCTGGCCGTGGTCATGTGCACCTTCCTGGGCCACTGGGCGGTCCTGGCGGCGGGCCTCGTGACGACCGTGACGGTCGCGGCCGGAGTGATACTCACGACCCGAGGGCACCTCACCCACCATGACCACAAGGCCCACGCCACCCACACCGCAAACGACTCCCACGGCTCCCGTGACTCCCATGGCAGTTGA